The Ornithinibacillus sp. 4-3 region CACTTTTGCACTAGCATAGGTCATGGAGATTAGCACGATCAGGAATACTGCAATTACAGCAAAGAGCATCTCAAACCATGGTAAGGTAAAGCTATAGATAAAGCTTGAGCTTAATGCATGATGAACGAGATACATTGCTCCTATACTTAATGGAATTCCATAAAGTAATGCCTTTATTCCATAAAAAATACTTTCATAATTAATCATTTTATTAAAGCCTTTTGGAGTCATACCGATTGATTTTAACATCCCAAATTCTCTTTTTCTTAAAGCGATACTTGTTGAGATTGTATTTAAAATATTAGCAATGGAAATCAATGTAATTAAAGCAATGAACCCATAAGTGAAAATAGATAGAATTGTTGTAAGCTGCTCATCACTCTGACGGATTTGGTACAAATTAAAAATATTGTGTTCATTCACATCAATTTCTTCTATTTCTTGCTGTGTAGCTACAGGATCTGAACTAGTTAAAAAGAGTCTTTTTAATGGACTATTTAACTTGTCTTTCTGCTCAAATTGCTCAAAGGACTTTTCAGAAACAATGAGATTTAAGTTACCATATCCTTCACTACTCACACCCATTGGTAATTCATCCGTTACTTTAGCAATGTTTACGTCTGCAAAATAGGCATATTCAAATTCATTTTCATGATATATCTCATAATCTAAAGTAATTTTATCTCCTTCTTTTGCATCAATCACTTGTTCTTCTACATATTTTCCTGCATTGACATCTTCGTATTTTGCATTTCCAATTAAAATAGCTTGGTTTTCTTGATTTAATGTATCATACGAAACATCAATTCTTTTTGCATAGTCTTGTAAATAAGTATCATCTAACACATGAAGTACCACAGAATACATATATTTACCATTTTCCTCTGGTGAGCTACTTTCTAGAAGCGATTCAGAGACTTGATCCTTGTCAACTAAAGCCTGCATATAGTGCATACTTATGTGAGTGGATTCCTTTACGTCTTTCAATTCTCTTATTTGCTGAACAAAATTCTCATCTTCATCATTTAGTAAATCAATGTATATATCAAAATTAACATCCTGTTGTGTTAAGGAAAGTGATTTTTTCATATCATTCGTAAAATAGGTTACTGATAAAAATAAAACAAGGCTAATAACTAATGAAAATACTGTTGCTTGGTAACGACGTTTATTTCGTTTTAAGTTTTTCAAGCCTATTTCCGCTTCAATACCAAAAATCTTCCTCACTAATTTTGAAGTTTTTACACTTTTCCCTGATAGCTTAACATCTGTCATTTGTTTAATCGCATCAATTGGTGAAACTTTTGATGCTCTGCGGGCAGGAATAAATGTAGAAATAAAAATCGTGATAATAGACACGATAATTGCAACAATAATAGATCCTGGTGTTACAACGACATTAAGCCCTTCTGCCACACCTAAGGCGGATGCTAAACCACCTTTATAATTATTAATAATTGTAAAGGTTATATACATACCAAGCAGTCCAAATAAGATACCTAATGGGATACTAAAAATTCCTATGACTGCCCCTTCAAAAAATACTGAGTTTCTTTTTTGCTGCTTCGTTGCCCCTACACTTCCTAACATACCTAGATAGCGTGAACGTTCCGCAACGGAAATAGCAAACGCATTATAAATTAGTGATACAGAACCAAGCATGATAATCAGCATAATAACAGCAGATACACCATAAAGAGCTGACTTCATTCCACCATCTCTCATCACACCAGAAAATCGTAGTAAATCAGTATTAAAGCCTACTTCTTCTATTTGATGTTTTTTTGCAAATGCTTCCCCTTCTTCAAAAATAGATGGGGAGAATAGAGAAGAAATTTTATTTAATATGACTGCAGCATTCACTGGATTTTCTGCAGAGATTGTAGTTTCATCTACATAGGTTATTGCAGTATATCCTGGCGACCATGATAGCTCCCATATTGGTGTCTTCATCGTTCCAACAATTGTGTATTCTTGAGGTACTTTATTTTCTAATACTTCGGCAACTTCACCATCAACATCTTTGTTTAAAGAATAGCGCTGATCATATGTCGTTGGTTCTTCATCACCTTCTTCATTAGTAAAATAGCGCTCTCCTATTTCTAAATCAAGTTGATCACCAATCTTCAGCCCAAATGGTAAAACTGTTTCAGGAACGACAATTTCATTTTCCGCCTTTGGCCAGTGACCATCCGCTAATTCTAAAGGATATTTAGCAATTGCTGCATCATTATAACCTTTGATAAACAGATAAGGTTTATTAGGATTTTGACTACTAGCTAATTCTGCATACCCTAAATCTCTTGATAAAAGAACTTCTTTGGTATTTTCTTCTTTTTCTATTGCTTCTATTTGGTCCTGATCTACATCTTTATAAATCGTATGCCATTCTCCTTGCTCCGCTATCGTCTGTCTCTGCAGGAGGTCAAGAAAGGAAACTCCAATGGTTGCTACCGCAGTTAACATGGCTACAGAAATAATGATGCCAATAATCGTCACAAATGTGCGGCGCTTATTTTCCTTTAACTGTCTTAGCGTTATCTTATTGACAATATTCATGAACGAACCACCTCATCTTTTGCGATACGTCCATCTTCTATAGTGATAATACGATCTGCTTGTAGGGCAATTTGTTCGTCATGTGTGATTACAATCAAAGTCTGATTATATGTTTTGTTGAACATTTTTAGAAGCTCAATAATTTCTGCACTGTTTTGGCTATCTAAGTTACCTGTTGGTTCATCTGCAAGCATTAATGCAGGGTTACAAATCAATGCTCTTCCGATTGATACACGTTGCTGCTGTCCACCTGAAAGCTGGTTAGGTAAATGTTTTAGACGTTGTTCTAGGCCTAAATTTCCAACAATATTTTTAAATTGAGTATTATCCACAGAGTGACCATCTAATAATAATGGTAACGTAATATTTTCCTCTACAGTAAGAACAGGAATTAAATTATAAAACTGATAAATCAAACCGATTTGACGACGGCGAAAAATCGCTAGCTGTGTTTCGTCTAAGTTATAAATATCAGTGTTATCAATATAGACCTTCCCACTTGTTGGTCTGTCCACTCCACCGAGCATATGAAGCAAGGTTGATTTCCCCGAACCAGATGGGCCAATAATCGCAACAAATTCTCCTTTTTTCACGGAAAAAGAAACATCATTTAGTGCCTTAACTGCTGTTTCACCTTTACCATATACTTTTGATAAATTTTCTATTTTTAATATATCCATGTTATTACCTCCAATTTGAGCTGTTAAACACAGTATAAAATGGTAAAATGACTCTCCCGTGACTTTAAAGTGACAAAATCGTCACTTTGGAATAAAAAACGTAGAATGCCGAGTGAAATCTCATACTTATTGGGTACACACCATCTCTGTCTAAAAATTATCCTAATCAAAAAAACACCTATCTGCCATTATGTCACAAATAAGTGTTTGAATGATTATTCTTTATGAACAACCTCTTTATGTACATGATAGAGTTTCACATGAAAAGTTGTACCAATTCCCGCTTGGCTAGTAACATCTATTGCGCCATTTTGCTTTGTAATAATCTGATGGGCGATTGCTAATCCAATACCGACACTATTTTCGTTTGCATTTTTCCCTCGATAAAATCGTTTAAAAATATAAGGCAAGTCTTCTTTGGAAATCCCTTGTCCATTATCACGAATAACTATTTCTGTATACAATGGGTTTTCCTCAAAGGATATGGAGATTTTTCCTCCCTCAGCTAAATGCTCGATATTATTTTTCATTATATTTAGCAATGCTTCCTTCGTCCATTTTTCATCTCCTTGGAAGCTAGCCGTTTCTGAGCCATTTATATTTATATCAAGCTCTTTAATTTCTATCGGTATTGCTAGGCTATCTAGGAGAGAATCGATTATATCTTTCACATAAATAGGGTCTTCCTTAAACTGAATGGCACCTGCATCTATTTTTGATAAAGTTAATAACGAACTAACAAGCCATTCAATTCTTTCAAGCTGTGTCTGAATATGATGGACAAATTCAATCCGCTTTTCTTGTGGTAAATTATCTTGTTTCAATAGATCTGTCATAACTGTCATAGAAGTCAACGGTGTCTTAAGCTGATGAGAAATATCAGAAATGGCGTCCATTAACTGTATTTTATCCTCCTGTAGCAAGGATTGATGATCAGACAGCATCTTTGTCACTTTGTATATATCACTCTTTAAAATACTAAGCTCACCTTCATGATTATCACGAACATCTAGTCTATAGTCTCCTGCACTAATTTTCCGTAAATAAGAGGAGAGTTGTTTTATTCTTCGGTAACGCCAATTTGTAAAAATCAGCATTGCTGAAATAAGTAGGATACTTGTAATAGCTACAATGACAACCGCAAATTCTGTATAAAGGCTTGTGAAAATTACTGCCAATAAACTAATAAAGATTATAATAATCAAAAAAACTCGATACTCTTGGTTACGTAACATATTACTCACCCATCTTATAGCCAAGTCCACGAACCGTTTTAATAATCTTTGGCTGTTGTGGTATGTCTTCTAATTTTTCACGTAGTCGCTTGATGTAAACCGTTAATGTGTTATCATTTACAAAATCTCCGGCAATATCCCAAATTTGCTCAAGCAGCTGATCTCGTGACAGTACTTGACCTATATGATTTGCAAAAATAAGTAAGAGACGGTATTCCAATGCGGTTAATATAACCTCTTCCCCTTCCTTATACACTTTTCCTTCAAGTAACAGAATCTTTATATTTTCAATTTCCACAGCAGATGTTGAACTTATATGCTTTTGATAGCGTCGTAAGACTGTTTTAATCCGGGATAGTAACTCACGAATTCGAAATGGCTTCGTAATATAATCATCTGCCCCCATATCGAGTCCCATAACAACATTTACTTCATCATCTACTGCAGATAAGAAAATAACTGGAATATCGCTACGTTCTTTAATTAAACGACATATATCATAGCCACTACCATCAGGCAATGTTAAATCAAGTAAACAAAGGGAAATTTCTGTAAGACTATCCTGAATAAGCACTTTAGCAGAGGCAAGATCCTCACAAATCCAAGTAGTAAAACCCTCTTGTTCAAGTGAATACTGGATACCTGTTGCAATTGTCTTATCATCTTCTACTAATAAGATAACCATATTATTTCCCCCTTATGACGAATGGATTGAATATTATATCATAATATCATTTTATCGAATATATGGAGGATGGTCACTTGATAAGTGCAGGAAAAATTAGACGCAGTAATTTCCCATAATGGTAATCACTACGCCTTCCTTATTTAAGCTTTCGAAGCTTGACAATTCTTATCTCGTTTATTTTTTCCTCGGAAAGAAAAATATGTCCACATTCTCGCAAGATGCTCTAATGGCCCTGTGTTAAACACCTTGAAATACAAGTAGCTTAAAATCATTTGTCCAATAAAAATACCAATTCCTATCAAGAAAGCAGTTGTTACCCCTAGCTTCCCAAACCATCCAAAGCCATATCCGTAGAATATTATCGTACAAATAACAGATTGCAAGATATAATTTGTGAGTGACATCTTTCCAACGGCTTCAAAGTATTTCATATTCTTTCGCAGGGCTACTTGATGATAGATATAAGCAATCAAGCAAATATAACCAAATGATAGGCTATATGTTCCAATAAAAAATACTAAATCGCTTAACCATAATGTCTGCGCTAAAATATGAAGAGATTTCCCAGCAATTCCTATAAAGATAAGCGTACCTGCCAGTAAACCTAAACGCTGGCTACATCCATCTATATTCATAAACCATTTCTTCTTCCCAGCATACATCCCCATTAGAAACATTGGTAACATCATAAATGGTAAGAAAAGCATCGCTATTAGTATTTCTACACCATTAAGGATATCTACTTCCTCATTATTTCGGAAATCCATAATTTCCTGATATGTTCCAGTTCCATAAATTATTTTAGTTTTTTCTACATATGCATAGAGGGATTCTGAATCCTCAAATTCTGTGATATTCTCTTCAAGTGATCCACCAATCCCAATTAATACTACAAAAATTGTCCAAAGCACAATCGCCCAAATAAAAATTGCCTTCGCAGAACGACGTGCAAAAGGGATTAATAATAGCATTAAAACCCCGTAAGATAATAAAATATCCCCTTCCCAAATATATATGCCATGTAAAATTCCCAGTACAATTAAAAATATGGAGCGTCGGAATAAATGACGTTTCACACCTAGTCCACGATTTTCAAAATTATTGGTCATAATAATCATCGAGTAGCCAATTGAACTACCCCCACTTATCGACCTCACGATCTGATGGAAGTGGGAGATTCTTGGGAACAGAGCGTACTTGTGGACGTATTTCTTTGTCAACAGCGGTTTCTCTTATGAACCAAGCTATCCCCGTAGTCCCTACGGTTCTATATTTCATTTAAGCAGAGTTTAAGCTACTTAAACCCTCCGCTAAGATATTTTTACTCGCATTGATATCTCTATCGTGATGCTCATGACAAACAGGACAAGTCCATTTTCTCATGTCAAGCGTTTTCTTGCCAGCTAGCTGTCCACAAGCGAAACATATTTGACTAGACGGAAACCACCTGCTTATTTTTATGATGGTTTTACCGTACCATTTCGCTTTGTATTCTAATTTCGATACAAAAGCAGACCATGATACATCAGAGATTGATTTTGCTAACTTGTGATTACGTAACATTCCTTTGGTATTCAAGTCTTCGATACAGACAATATCGTGGTTTTTGATGATTGCTGTACTTAACTTGTTAAG contains the following coding sequences:
- a CDS encoding ABC transporter permease: MNIVNKITLRQLKENKRRTFVTIIGIIISVAMLTAVATIGVSFLDLLQRQTIAEQGEWHTIYKDVDQDQIEAIEKEENTKEVLLSRDLGYAELASSQNPNKPYLFIKGYNDAAIAKYPLELADGHWPKAENEIVVPETVLPFGLKIGDQLDLEIGERYFTNEEGDEEPTTYDQRYSLNKDVDGEVAEVLENKVPQEYTIVGTMKTPIWELSWSPGYTAITYVDETTISAENPVNAAVILNKISSLFSPSIFEEGEAFAKKHQIEEVGFNTDLLRFSGVMRDGGMKSALYGVSAVIMLIIMLGSVSLIYNAFAISVAERSRYLGMLGSVGATKQQKRNSVFFEGAVIGIFSIPLGILFGLLGMYITFTIINNYKGGLASALGVAEGLNVVVTPGSIIVAIIVSIITIFISTFIPARRASKVSPIDAIKQMTDVKLSGKSVKTSKLVRKIFGIEAEIGLKNLKRNKRRYQATVFSLVISLVLFLSVTYFTNDMKKSLSLTQQDVNFDIYIDLLNDEDENFVQQIRELKDVKESTHISMHYMQALVDKDQVSESLLESSSPEENGKYMYSVVLHVLDDTYLQDYAKRIDVSYDTLNQENQAILIGNAKYEDVNAGKYVEEQVIDAKEGDKITLDYEIYHENEFEYAYFADVNIAKVTDELPMGVSSEGYGNLNLIVSEKSFEQFEQKDKLNSPLKRLFLTSSDPVATQQEIEEIDVNEHNIFNLYQIRQSDEQLTTILSIFTYGFIALITLISIANILNTISTSIALRKREFGMLKSIGMTPKGFNKMINYESIFYGIKALLYGIPLSIGAMYLVHHALSSSFIYSFTLPWFEMLFAVIAVFLIVLISMTYASAKVKKENIIDALKQENI
- a CDS encoding ABC transporter ATP-binding protein, whose translation is MDILKIENLSKVYGKGETAVKALNDVSFSVKKGEFVAIIGPSGSGKSTLLHMLGGVDRPTSGKVYIDNTDIYNLDETQLAIFRRRQIGLIYQFYNLIPVLTVEENITLPLLLDGHSVDNTQFKNIVGNLGLEQRLKHLPNQLSGGQQQRVSIGRALICNPALMLADEPTGNLDSQNSAEIIELLKMFNKTYNQTLIVITHDEQIALQADRIITIEDGRIAKDEVVRS
- a CDS encoding sensor histidine kinase, encoding MLRNQEYRVFLIIIIFISLLAVIFTSLYTEFAVVIVAITSILLISAMLIFTNWRYRRIKQLSSYLRKISAGDYRLDVRDNHEGELSILKSDIYKVTKMLSDHQSLLQEDKIQLMDAISDISHQLKTPLTSMTVMTDLLKQDNLPQEKRIEFVHHIQTQLERIEWLVSSLLTLSKIDAGAIQFKEDPIYVKDIIDSLLDSLAIPIEIKELDININGSETASFQGDEKWTKEALLNIMKNNIEHLAEGGKISISFEENPLYTEIVIRDNGQGISKEDLPYIFKRFYRGKNANENSVGIGLAIAHQIITKQNGAIDVTSQAGIGTTFHVKLYHVHKEVVHKE
- a CDS encoding response regulator transcription factor translates to MVILLVEDDKTIATGIQYSLEQEGFTTWICEDLASAKVLIQDSLTEISLCLLDLTLPDGSGYDICRLIKERSDIPVIFLSAVDDEVNVVMGLDMGADDYITKPFRIRELLSRIKTVLRRYQKHISSTSAVEIENIKILLLEGKVYKEGEEVILTALEYRLLLIFANHIGQVLSRDQLLEQIWDIAGDFVNDNTLTVYIKRLREKLEDIPQQPKIIKTVRGLGYKMGE
- a CDS encoding DUF418 domain-containing protein, with protein sequence MTKKYVHKYALFPRISHFHQIVRSISGGSSIGYSMIIMTNNFENRGLGVKRHLFRRSIFLIVLGILHGIYIWEGDILLSYGVLMLLLIPFARRSAKAIFIWAIVLWTIFVVLIGIGGSLEENITEFEDSESLYAYVEKTKIIYGTGTYQEIMDFRNNEEVDILNGVEILIAMLFLPFMMLPMFLMGMYAGKKKWFMNIDGCSQRLGLLAGTLIFIGIAGKSLHILAQTLWLSDLVFFIGTYSLSFGYICLIAYIYHQVALRKNMKYFEAVGKMSLTNYILQSVICTIIFYGYGFGWFGKLGVTTAFLIGIGIFIGQMILSYLYFKVFNTGPLEHLARMWTYFSFRGKNKRDKNCQASKA